Proteins encoded in a region of the Granulicella sibirica genome:
- a CDS encoding flavin reductase: MKPPRNFRKALRSRLLGHPGYSTALDLPLHSPQTEVAVWLHGMGEPRDVTHCHSVACPMPAFFCISFEKGVPEQSLDSPGVSLHFVERAGQRQVLGKIDLQYHSTVATSGPELRLYRATDCISTCLPRHRRWIRSLYFAHERWQARRSGRPQILSLDNRCNEVVFLCPRPVVLVSLFQAGAGNIFPLNLMGRVGEHHFVFALNASKKAGAAVSNHSQFAISTVPFEQAQVVRDMGAHHHQTSIDFAHLPFSLHPSPSLGIPVPDFALTVRELQIESALPLGSHNFFIARILGTQTQTSAPEFHRIHGIYAARRERLSKAYRDSQRAGADGQ; encoded by the coding sequence ATGAAACCTCCCCGAAACTTCCGCAAGGCTCTTCGGTCCCGGCTGCTTGGCCATCCAGGTTACTCAACAGCACTTGACCTCCCGCTCCACTCCCCGCAGACGGAAGTCGCGGTCTGGCTTCACGGCATGGGTGAACCACGGGATGTCACCCATTGCCACTCCGTGGCATGTCCGATGCCGGCCTTCTTCTGCATCTCCTTCGAGAAGGGCGTGCCCGAACAATCCCTTGATAGCCCAGGCGTATCGCTTCACTTCGTCGAGCGCGCGGGGCAACGTCAAGTGCTCGGCAAAATCGATCTCCAATATCACAGCACGGTCGCTACATCAGGACCCGAGCTGCGGCTTTACCGCGCGACGGACTGCATCAGTACCTGCCTCCCGCGCCACCGTCGGTGGATACGATCCCTCTACTTCGCACACGAACGTTGGCAAGCACGCCGCTCCGGACGCCCGCAAATCCTGTCGCTCGATAACCGCTGCAACGAGGTTGTCTTCCTCTGTCCACGGCCGGTCGTCCTCGTCAGCCTCTTTCAGGCGGGCGCTGGCAACATCTTCCCACTCAACCTCATGGGCCGGGTCGGCGAGCATCACTTCGTCTTCGCCCTCAATGCGAGCAAAAAGGCTGGAGCCGCAGTGTCGAATCACTCCCAGTTCGCCATCAGCACCGTCCCGTTTGAGCAGGCGCAAGTCGTCCGCGACATGGGCGCGCATCACCATCAGACCTCGATCGACTTCGCCCACCTACCCTTTAGCCTCCATCCATCACCATCTCTCGGTATCCCTGTGCCTGACTTCGCTCTCACCGTTCGCGAGCTTCAGATAGAGAGTGCCCTTCCCCTTGGAAGCCACAACTTCTTCATCGCCCGCATCCTGGGCACGCAGACCCAAACGAGCGCCCCTGAGTTCCATCGCATTCACGGTATATACGCCGCCCGCAGGGAGCGCTTGTCGAAGGCATACCGCGACTCTCAACGTGCCGGGGCTGACGGACAATAG
- a CDS encoding class I SAM-dependent methyltransferase, translating into MATPSNPGHLAELYWNSAAETYEQDFSGTTVGKIRRGTVRKALDRTFQPGHRVLELCCGTGIDAVSLARRGVHVVACDISPRMIELARAHAAGEGVSPPPDFRVLAAEHLSSLTAEDLFDGAFSNFSGLNCVANLHDVSEDLGPLLKPKASLVICMMGRFVPLEILWFLAQGKPKRAFRRLLTSQTYSPTRGLIIRRPTVTQIESQMRPAFRLVRWTGIGIVVPPSYAESFAMRLPRLIRVLATIDRRIGSLPLFRNMADCVLLEFERE; encoded by the coding sequence ATGGCGACGCCCTCCAATCCCGGCCACTTAGCAGAGCTCTACTGGAACTCTGCTGCGGAGACCTATGAACAGGACTTCAGCGGCACGACCGTCGGGAAGATCCGCCGCGGCACCGTCCGGAAGGCGCTCGATCGCACCTTTCAGCCCGGACACCGTGTGCTTGAGTTGTGCTGCGGCACTGGCATCGACGCCGTCTCACTGGCACGTCGTGGCGTACATGTCGTTGCCTGCGATATCTCTCCGCGCATGATTGAACTCGCGCGGGCTCACGCAGCGGGGGAAGGCGTGTCTCCGCCACCCGACTTCCGCGTTCTCGCTGCGGAGCACCTCTCTTCGCTTACCGCGGAAGACCTCTTCGACGGGGCATTCTCGAACTTCTCCGGTCTCAACTGTGTCGCGAATCTCCATGACGTATCCGAAGATCTGGGGCCTCTGCTGAAGCCGAAGGCGAGCCTGGTCATCTGCATGATGGGCCGCTTCGTCCCTCTTGAGATTCTCTGGTTCCTTGCGCAGGGCAAGCCGAAGAGGGCCTTCCGCCGCCTTCTGACATCTCAGACCTATTCCCCCACAAGGGGCCTCATCATAAGGCGCCCCACGGTCACTCAGATTGAATCTCAAATGCGGCCGGCATTCCGCCTCGTCCGGTGGACAGGAATTGGCATCGTCGTTCCTCCTTCCTACGCCGAGTCTTTCGCCATGCGCCTTCCCCGTCTCATTCGGGTCCTCGCGACCATCGACCGCCGCATCGGCTCCCTTCCCCTGTTCCGCAACATGGCCGACTGCGTGCTCCTCGAGTTCGAACGCGAATGA
- a CDS encoding cytochrome P450 — MPSWKSDELDSPIPPASEPAYYDGALGAWVLTTHADVLAALRSPSMVMDGSKAATDEDMRTLERMREETIAALSGPQLRRWSDTMKPFVEERITLLPEREVVDLVGAYLQPMCLQLAAIVTEVDEKDAARLRELAIPVSASAAEPSDDGLREQARAVTAELQACFHAKAKTLRDSGFVALSHTLPSLLANGCYALLHYPKQWTLLHRKPELMEQGVEELMRYGGLSRYLRRQATEDMVLAGVSLRKGDRLILRIVAANHDPARFVCPNDLEVLRRGRGQLTLGAGPHACVGAGLLRMAAAVVLRPLLMRFASAEHGGSVEWMGGSGFRAPSRLPVVLHLQKQSSETSNEKTS; from the coding sequence ATGCCTTCTTGGAAGAGCGATGAGCTTGACTCTCCGATCCCACCTGCGAGTGAGCCGGCCTACTACGATGGCGCACTCGGGGCCTGGGTGCTGACCACGCACGCCGATGTGCTTGCGGCCCTGCGATCGCCGAGCATGGTGATGGATGGTAGTAAAGCAGCAACAGACGAAGACATGCGGACTCTCGAAAGAATGCGTGAGGAAACGATTGCGGCCCTGTCGGGTCCGCAGCTTCGCAGATGGTCTGACACGATGAAACCCTTCGTGGAAGAGCGGATTACTTTGCTACCGGAGCGCGAGGTCGTGGACTTAGTGGGAGCTTATCTGCAGCCCATGTGCCTGCAGCTTGCCGCCATTGTCACGGAGGTCGACGAGAAGGATGCCGCACGTCTAAGAGAGTTGGCGATTCCGGTTTCGGCTTCGGCGGCTGAGCCCTCGGACGATGGGTTGCGTGAGCAGGCGCGAGCGGTAACCGCAGAGTTACAGGCGTGCTTTCATGCGAAGGCAAAGACTTTACGCGACTCCGGGTTTGTCGCGTTGTCGCATACGCTGCCTAGTCTGCTTGCGAATGGATGCTACGCGCTTCTGCACTATCCGAAGCAATGGACGTTACTGCATCGCAAGCCTGAGCTGATGGAGCAAGGCGTCGAAGAGTTGATGCGTTATGGAGGGTTGAGCCGATATCTGCGCAGGCAGGCTACCGAGGATATGGTTCTGGCGGGGGTCTCTCTTCGCAAGGGTGATCGGCTGATTCTTCGCATTGTGGCGGCGAATCACGATCCAGCGCGATTTGTATGTCCGAACGACCTGGAGGTGCTTCGACGCGGGCGCGGCCAGTTGACGCTGGGGGCTGGTCCGCATGCCTGTGTGGGGGCAGGGCTGTTGCGCATGGCTGCGGCGGTGGTTCTGCGGCCCCTGTTGATGCGCTTTGCGTCAGCGGAGCATGGAGGCTCTGTCGAATGGATGGGAGGATCGGGCTTCCGCGCCCCGTCAAGGTTGCCGGTGGTGCTGCACCTGCAAAAGCAGTCCAGCGAGACGAGTAACGAAAAGACGTCCTGA
- a CDS encoding DUF2306 domain-containing protein, translating into MSATKSIPLPTAETNRRLKYALWTVMALAATSVLFYSEIPLFRQPQEKAQLHALRWVLIPHAIAGTIAFILGPLQFSSRLRRRHTRLHRNLGRLYAFSVSLAAPLAILSTAHAHYPKAIYFRIAIAIQAGAWFTATGIGIRAAMSRNIAAHRTWMVRSYAVTFTFIGTRVLQPIPAWNHLGRFWFAVAIICITCMALLTPQLARSGRLFVTRLAGLLLQVQHHRQP; encoded by the coding sequence ATGTCAGCGACCAAGAGCATCCCGCTTCCAACAGCCGAGACGAATCGACGCCTCAAGTATGCACTGTGGACTGTGATGGCACTGGCGGCAACCTCCGTACTGTTCTACAGCGAGATACCTCTCTTCAGGCAGCCACAGGAGAAAGCACAACTCCACGCTCTTCGTTGGGTCCTTATCCCCCACGCAATTGCAGGAACCATAGCGTTCATCCTTGGTCCACTTCAGTTCTCCAGTCGGCTTCGTCGACGTCACACTCGGTTGCATCGCAACCTTGGTCGTCTCTATGCCTTCTCTGTGTCTCTGGCTGCTCCGCTGGCCATCTTATCGACCGCGCATGCGCACTATCCAAAGGCGATCTACTTCAGGATCGCCATCGCCATTCAGGCAGGAGCATGGTTCACGGCCACAGGCATCGGCATCCGCGCGGCAATGAGTCGCAATATCGCTGCGCATCGAACCTGGATGGTCCGCTCGTACGCGGTCACCTTTACCTTCATCGGTACACGCGTCCTGCAACCCATTCCCGCATGGAACCACCTCGGCCGTTTCTGGTTCGCCGTCGCCATTATCTGCATCACCTGTATGGCACTGCTCACACCGCAACTCGCCCGGTCAGGACGTCTTTTCGTTACTCGTCTCGCTGGACTGCTTTTGCAGGTGCAGCACCACCGGCAACCTTGA
- a CDS encoding phytanoyl-CoA dioxygenase family protein, which yields MKPFHEIDRTSLDSTSLREQIDAYGYVLVRNLLPQEILQVLSREIISILHTAGWLLPGSNPSDRIANPNAACADDDPAYKDVYDQVFSLPSFHALPHLPLMQRVMKQLVGEELLIHPKSAARLIFPNFGPGIIHAHQDHTAVAGDTETFTAWLPLHDCPPDLGPLRILEGSHRYGLQPTAGRTGYITPGTERGSGWAGGAIHCGDLLIFHSLTVHEAAPNRSSQLRVSLDCRFQSYLRPVNPGVLVFTGSGRRSWERTYSLWPTDDLKYYWRSLPLELRPSLKELSELARNSERPEMRERYARMLTRIEAEMPLIAT from the coding sequence ATGAAGCCATTTCACGAAATCGATCGTACCTCGCTCGACTCCACCTCGTTACGAGAACAGATAGATGCGTACGGCTATGTCCTGGTCCGCAATCTCCTGCCACAAGAAATCCTGCAGGTCCTCTCCCGGGAAATCATAAGCATCCTTCACACCGCAGGATGGCTTCTACCCGGTAGCAACCCGAGCGACCGAATCGCCAACCCTAACGCCGCTTGCGCGGACGACGATCCAGCGTACAAGGACGTCTACGACCAGGTCTTCAGCCTGCCATCGTTCCATGCCCTGCCGCACCTCCCCCTCATGCAGCGCGTGATGAAGCAACTCGTTGGCGAGGAACTCCTGATTCATCCGAAATCGGCCGCCCGGCTGATCTTTCCAAACTTCGGCCCAGGCATCATTCACGCACACCAGGACCACACCGCCGTAGCAGGCGATACCGAGACCTTCACAGCGTGGTTGCCGCTGCACGACTGCCCTCCCGATCTTGGTCCGCTCCGGATCCTGGAGGGCTCGCATCGTTACGGCCTCCAACCCACCGCCGGTAGGACAGGCTACATCACCCCGGGAACAGAACGCGGTAGTGGCTGGGCAGGTGGTGCGATCCATTGCGGAGACCTGCTGATCTTTCATAGTTTGACCGTTCATGAGGCCGCGCCCAATCGTTCCAGTCAACTTCGCGTCTCGCTCGACTGCCGCTTCCAGAGCTATCTTCGCCCGGTCAATCCCGGTGTCCTGGTCTTCACAGGCTCCGGCAGGCGCTCATGGGAACGAACCTACTCCCTATGGCCCACCGATGACCTGAAGTACTACTGGAGATCTCTGCCGTTGGAGCTTAGGCCATCCCTGAAGGAGTTGTCAGAGCTCGCCCGAAACTCCGAGCGTCCGGAGATGCGCGAACGCTATGCCCGAATGCTCACGAGGATCGAGGCGGAGATGCCTCTTATCGCAACCTGA